A genomic window from Salvia hispanica cultivar TCC Black 2014 chromosome 5, UniMelb_Shisp_WGS_1.0, whole genome shotgun sequence includes:
- the LOC125191250 gene encoding dof zinc finger protein DOF3.4-like: MQKRVFCKYVLCLTKTSAKAALDTIKSESRFRVAYIFNLYSWFEMATGTGTGASEKKGTKSEQEAEQLACPRCDSTNTKFCYYNNYNFSQPRHFCKACRRYWTRGGTLRDIPVGGGTRKRSRTSAYAPTPVFSHRDFRHLPAAAAMPFALAGFGDGLGRPSWPFAATGHTWQLDTGDTAFVAGDSFAFPHLAISTPPTFFK, from the coding sequence atgcagAAACGCGTATTCTGCAAATATGTTTTGTGCTTAACAAAAACCTCTGCAAAAGCTGCTCTTGACACAATAAAATCTGAATCCAGATTTAGAGTTGCATACATATTTAACTTATATTCCTGGTTTGAGATGGCGACAGGGACAGGGACAGGCGCAAGCGAGAAGAAGGGGACGAAGTCAGAGCAGGAGGCGGAGCAGCTGGCTTGCCCGCGCTGCGACTCCACAAACACCAAGTTCTGCTACTACAACAACTACAACTTCTCGCAGCCGCGCCACTTCTGCAAGGCCTGCCGCCGCTACTGGACTCGCGGCGGCACCCTCCGCGACATCCCCGTCGGCGGCGGCACCCGCAAGCGCTCTCGCACCTCCGCCTACGCTCCCACTCCCGTTTTCTCTCATCGCGACTTCCGCCATCTTCCTGCTGCCGCCGCTATGCCGTTTGCGCTGGCTGGGTTTGGTGATGGGCTTGGAAGGCCGAGTTGGCCGTTTGCTGCTACCGGGCACACGTGGCAGCTGGACACTGGAGACACTGCTTTTGTTGCTGGAGACTCCTTTGCTTTTCCTCATCTTGCTATTTCCACTCctcctacttttttcaaataa